The following proteins come from a genomic window of Montipora foliosa isolate CH-2021 chromosome 2, ASM3666993v2, whole genome shotgun sequence:
- the LOC137988487 gene encoding misshapen-like kinase 1, whose protein sequence is MARNKRKTIKDPEKLKKTRKKARKRWRQKKAQEKAMKAAAAIAGNSATIGKKEDQVVTSVREVAEQKIQEKTMKTAAAIAGNSATIGRKEDRVVTSVRELAEQKRGEPANRPRRQVDIQHHVKEINPLLVVRTEKFLGSGTFGNCYLAYYRDLLVTVKEFKSVKKWTTNDLKKEVRQEARMISYPGDHSGVPLLFGVITTIEPLRLITTFHGRKHRSLTLSSAIRKKNYLEKPGWLGVLTKVIEALAHIHSCGILHNDLKANNIVLEERENGSVNPVIIDFGKASFASDAKPAVAIPISKREEYQKRYPHIAPEIVCGTGMQSYKSDIFSFGRIARVVLDLLPTATARSIKMAKSALNDDPEQHPSLKSYLRII, encoded by the coding sequence ATGGCTCGAAACAAACGGAAAACGATCAAAGATCCAGAGAAGTTGAAGAAAACTCGGAAAAAAGCAAGGAAAAGGTGGAGACAAAAGAAGGCTCAAGAAAAAGCCATGAAAGCAGCGGCAGCCATCGCCGGCAACTCAGCAACTATTGGCAAAAAAGAAGATCAAGTAGTTACGTCTGTGCGAGAAGTAGCGGAGCAGAAGATTCAAGAAAAAACCATGAAAACAGCTGCAGCCATCGCCGGCAACTCGGCAACTATTGGCAGAAAAGAAGATCGAGTAGTTACGTCTGTGCGAGAATTAGCGGAGCAGAAGCGTGGCGAACCTGCTAACCGGCCGCGAAGACAAGTCGACATCCAACACCACGTTAAAGAGATCAATCCCTTGTTAGTAGTGCGGACAGAAAAGTTTCTTGGATCAGGAACATTTGGAAACTGTTATCTCGCTTATTACCGAGATCTGCTCGTGACTGTAAAAGAGTTCAAGTCTGTGAAAAAATGGACCACTAACGACCTCAAAAAAGAAGTTCGCCAGGAAGCGAGAATGATCAGCTACCCCGGAGATCACAGCGGCGTGCCTTTGCTATTTGGTGTGATAACGACGATCGAGCCGCTTCGGCTTATTACAACGTTTCATGGCCGAAAACATAGAAGCCTGACCTTGTCCAGTgccattagaaaaaaaaattatctggaaaaacctGGTTGGCTAGGTGTGTTGACGAAAGTCATTGAAGCTCTGGCGCACATACATTCGTGCGGTATCCTGCACAACGATTTAAAAGCGAACAACATCGTGCTCGAGGAACGAGAAAACGGGTCAGTAAACCCAGTAATAATAGATTTTGGCAAAGCAAGCTTTGCGTCGGATGCAAAGCCTGCGGTGGCTATACCAATATCCAAAAGAGAGGAGTACCAGAAACGCTACCCTCATATTGCACCCGAAATCGTGTGTGGAACTGGGATGCAAAGCTACAAATCAGACATCTTTTCATTTGGAAGAATCGCCCGCGTTGTACTGGATTTGCTACCCACAGCAACTGCTCGATCAATTAAGATGGCCAAATCGGCTTTAAACGATGATCCTGAACAACATCCCTCGTTAAAGTCATATTTGCGGATTATCTGA